Proteins encoded in a region of the Sugiyamaella lignohabitans strain CBS 10342 chromosome B, complete sequence genome:
- the ERJ5 gene encoding Erj5p (Type I membrane protein with a J domain; required to preserve the folding capacity of the endoplasmic reticulum; loss of the non-essential ERJ5 gene leads to a constitutively induced unfolded protein response; GO_component: GO:0005783 - endoplasmic reticulum [Evidence IEA]; GO_component: GO:0005783 - endoplasmic reticulum [Evidence IDA] [PMID 14562095]; GO_component: GO:0005783 - endoplasmic reticulum [Evidence IDA] [PMID 17157937]; GO_component: GO:0005789 - endoplasmic reticulum membrane [Evidence IEA]; GO_component: GO:0016021 - integral component of membrane [Evidence IEA]; GO_component: GO:0016020 - membrane [Evidence IEA]; GO_function: GO:0003674 - molecular_function [Evidence ND]; GO_process: GO:0006457 - protein folding [Evidence IMP] [PMID 17157937]), with protein sequence MLVKYQLLISLLFTSLIGFVAAWSDQDLEIFALREQVEKDLGKGATFYDWLDVPQYAKDEQIAKAYRKLSRQLHPDKNSHRSSTEKYTRLSLIVNILRSESRERYDFFLSKGFPRWKGTGYYYNRYRPGLGTVLVFLYLFISGAQYLLMKISSDRDRAHMSNVIDEAKRLAWSGSTTPGVNMSSKRRVTLPNGKIFTVYPSGDVFIVDHDVEFHLNLDDIKSPTWKDTILYKLPIWIRALITGQQAEFNEPEGHKLSDPEPPKKKTPRPATKVAGRRK encoded by the coding sequence TCGGACCAGGACCTGGAGATCTTTGCTCTTAGGGAACAGGTTGAAAAAGATCTTGGAAAAGGAGCTACTTTCTACGACTGGCTAGACGTGCCTCAATATGCCAAGGATGAACAGATTGCCAAGGCATATAGAAAGCTTTCGAGACAGCTTCATCCTGATAAGAACAGCCATCGTAGTTCGACAGAGAAATATACTCGTTTGAGTTTGATAGTTAATATCCTTCGGTCAGAGTCTCGTGAGAGATACGACTTTTTCCTTTCTAAGGGATTCCCCAGATGGAAGGGAACTGGATACTATTATAACCGGTACAGACCCGGTCTTGGAACTGTGCTCGTATTTTTATATCTGTTCATCAGTGGAGCGCAATatctgctgatgaagatttCATCAGATAGAGACCGCGCTCACATGTCCAATGTGATTGATGAGGCCAAACGACTAGCATGGTCTGGATCTACCACTCCTGGGGTCAACATGAGCTCGAAACGCCGTGTCACTCTTCCCAATGGCAAGATCTTTACTGTCTACCCGTCAGGAGACGTTTTTATCGTTGACCACGACGTCGAGTTCCACCTCAACCTGGACGACATTAAATCACCCACTTGGAAGGACACTATCCTCTACAAACTGCCCATCTGGATTCGAGCTCTTATTACCGGCCAACAGGCTGAGTTCAACGAACCAGAGGGCCATAAACTCTCGGACCCTGAACCACCCAAGAAAAAGACTCCTCGTCCGGCCACTAAGGTCGCCGGCCGCCGTAAATAG